Proteins encoded by one window of Candidatus Ancaeobacter aquaticus:
- a CDS encoding NirD/YgiW/YdeI family stress tolerance protein, producing MGTIARYILAVFSIIFVASSVYAGQLQSIKYVNEKSSDRDQVTIQGKILRYTDDEKCLLGDGTGKIILDFDDDKAMAQFNVGDKLQVSGEVDTHILGGKEIEVKAIKQLGKKTRLPGIKKGEKRGVAKRLESLQGLYENGLISEDEYQSKRKDILEDL from the coding sequence ATGGGGACAATTGCGCGATATATATTAGCTGTTTTTAGTATTATTTTTGTAGCATCAAGCGTATATGCAGGACAATTACAGAGTATTAAATACGTAAATGAAAAAAGTAGTGATAGAGATCAGGTTACTATTCAGGGGAAAATATTGAGATATACTGATGATGAAAAGTGTCTTCTCGGTGATGGAACGGGCAAGATAATATTGGATTTTGATGATGATAAAGCAATGGCACAGTTTAATGTTGGCGATAAATTACAGGTCTCAGGTGAAGTAGATACACATATACTTGGCGGCAAAGAAATAGAGGTTAAAGCTATAAAGCAACTTGGAAAAAAAACCCGCCTTCCAGGAATTAAAAAAGGCGAAAAAAGAGGCGTGGCGAAAAGATTAGAATCATTGCAAGGCTTATATGAAAATGGATTAATTTCAGAGGATGAGTATCAGTCTAAAAGAAAAGATATTTTAGAAGATTTATGA